The genomic window GCAGGTTATTATTGCCGCTGTTCTTCATCTATTCCTTGTGGCTATGAATGGAAATGGACTGTTGATAAAGGCGTCATGTTGCATCATTTTACTCCAGCATGATTCACACTCGATAAAATATAAAGTGCCTTTGACAAATGCCAGTGTTCAGGCAAGAGCATATATATTCTCACAAGACACTTACTGTGGCAGTCTCGATCACTTGGATTGATACTTCCAAATTGCTTGTTCTCCTGCAGGCACCGAGGCGCAGTTCTTCATCCCGGAGCTTTACAACATTGTTTTCATTCACACTTGATTCACCTTATACACCAATTCTAACTTATAGTCCCTTGGAATAACTAACATTACATCAACTCCTCACCCCATCCTCCCAACTAAAGATTTCTGCACCTTTCGAAGTATTTCAATTATCTCTGACATTAGCCCACCTGACTTTCGGTATGATTTACGGGGCGGAGCTCCTTAGGACCTATAGCATTGTCGTCAATCGTTGTCAGAGTATGGAACCGTTGCTCTaatcgacacacacacacacacacacacacacacacacacacacacacacacacacacacacacacacacacacacacacacacacacacacacgcacacacaaaggtTTTACAAAACACTTCAACGTGGACATATGCTAATTACAAGGCAACAGATCACTGTTCCCGGCGAAAATAACCTATCGCTGGAGAGCAGGATTGAATTAGGACATTTTTTGGGGGGTCGGGAGGGGGCACCTCTTACATCTAAAGTGGTGCACTGGTAGGCAAATGGTCATTTCGTGCGTTGTATACCtatggagaagaaaaaaaaatcgggggACATTGGCTTGGAGTGACACCGCCTGGCTATGCCCATGATCGAGAGGAGCATTGATGAATTTGATCGCTACTAAAATGTACCTGGATATTGAGGCTTTTTAAGAAAGCCTGCAAAACAAAGTCGCACGTATATATCTCAACAAATTACCCATAATAAAATGGCATCTTGCCACGGCGACATGGCGGCTTCTTGGATTCACTTTCCTGGCATATACTCCGCTCCAGAAATTGTACAGATCCTCCCCGAATTGGCCAAGTCGATCGGAAAGCGAAATAAGTGTACTTTTCTACATAAACTTCGTCACTCAATTCGCATTATGCGGGGCAACGCTCTGGCGACGTATACGCTTACTCACCCAGGTACGATACGAAACACAGAGCTTAGCCCACTCGTCGTGATTCACTTCGTGAAGACGCGTTGATTTCTTTTTTGCCCTTGATCCGGTCAACCTGTCTACCTTAATATAAGCTTCATAGTAACTGCAAGTACTCATGTGAGAGACAGTTAAATAGTGATTTATCATAGCATTCGTTCTTTAGCAAAGCCGATTAACCGGTTCAAGCACATTCGGCACGTCAACAGCAGTTCCTGCATTCCTGATGCAACACGACATCACACACGTAGGACATGTTATTAAAAAAAATACTCTCAGTAGAGTGGTTTACGTCGAAGTAGAATGGTGTCACTCTCGGCGCACGAAAAGTCGACGTTGAGTTTCTCGCCACCACTGGACGGAACTGGAAGGACGGGTACGCGATATGCGACTGATCCCGAGGGGGCACTAAGCAGCTTCCATGccgaaacgaaaaagaaaattaaGCAATGAATTTTGTTTGCGTTTTtattgatgatcctgccgcccggtttttggccgatccccctttgtggacaagtgccagcaaagccgaaggttcatcatcatcatcatcatcatcattattgggCCACAAGCGAACAATTGTGACAAAGCTGGTTCAGTCGACAGCATTGAAGCCAAGCCATGCACCAACCGTGGCTGCAGCACCCTTCGCGGCCAGGGGTAGGCCAGCTGCGCCCCAGCTCTGGCATAATGCGAAGAGGCTGCCTTTCGCCACGACGCCACCCATTGTTGCCTGGGCTGCCGCGGCCAACGATCCGGCTGCCACGCCGGCTGCTGTGAATCCAGCTGCCGCAAGTACGGCAGGAGCGGCCATCACAGCCCCGGTCGCTCCcactgcacgaaaaaaaaacacaaaaaaacacgtACATCAGTGGAAGACAGGTGCTCCTTAACTTATTTGACTCAACTGCAGCATTGATTCCAACGCCTTTCCCTAGCAGATTCTAGGGCGCATAGCTCTGCTATCGTGCCGTACTTTAACGGAACacctttaaaagaaaaaaaaaatgttcgtgcTGTGATTCGTGTAGCGCGCAGATAAAGCGATTCGTTCATACCGTAAAACGCGATGGTCCGGTGGTTATGTGACTCGACTGCAAGCccacatgtcgcgggatcgaatcccggccacggatGACGCATTTCGGTGGAGGAACACTACCAGATGCCTGTGTGCTTAGGACTCATCGTTCAGGTGCCTCGGgaagtcaaaattttcagagcaccCCACGAaggcgtccctcataaccatattTTGGTTTCGGGGCGTAAAAAACACTACAACTGTTAGATGTGAAGcggctctttgactagcctgtgtagagctgtccctccgtccacaccACGCTTCCCTGGTCACAGGTGTTGGGGCGgttccaagtaggtcacgccttccctcgcagtgcgcgcgcaTTGACGTCACTCTGTCCCTAGCCTGTCGCCGCGTGTCATCTCCCTCGCtttaccctctccaccgctcgcaacttTCGAGCCCACATCGAGCGAACTTCAGGAagcccaacccgcctcccgtttcttggcgtttcaaacaaactcgagtaaacgctacaccgagtttcgcttcaaaccgttcttccagcacacgCGTTGACGCCtgcttctgccccgccgcggcggtctagtggctaaggtactcggctgctgacccgcaggtcgcgggttcgaatcccggctgcatttccgatggacgcggaaattttgtaggcccgtgtgctcagatttgggagcacgttaaagaaccccaggtggtcaaaatttccggagccctccactacggcgtctctcataatcatatggtgcttttgggacgttaaaccccacaaatcaatcaatcaatcaacgcccgCTTCAACcgagtcaacgccgtgcgcaccaatgcgacttcgcattccatcagggttcccttcggggagatggtccatgaTTTTTTCACTCCAATTACAAGAGCGAGTGTTgatatgaaaaagaaaatgtgaaaaaaaagttgaGATGGTACTTGCTAAAGGTCGCCGCTAAATGATCGTTCATTAAAAAACATTTTATTTCAGCACATACATTACACACAGTATACCGTAGTAGCTATCGTGCATGAACGTGAAAGCAACGTACAATACGATGCCTAGGTTGAACAATTTCGGCACAATTCACAcctttctttattttcatgtGCTGCCCTCTGGTGTATTAATAGGGCTTtagtagaggggggggggcaaccggTACGTTGCCAAAACTAAAGCCTCCAAGATGAAGGGGCGTTAACAAAATTATTTACTATAGTCAGTGATTACCGCAAAATAACAAGCGTTGTTTTTAATGTGAGCACAATTTTTTCCTTTAATCCTGCGTCACGTAATTCGTGACGTTGCACAAGCAAGGTTTATTGTTACTGTACCCAAATTTTTATAGCTCGATCGCTCTATACGTAAGTGACACTTATTTTTTTATACAGCGGCCGTGGTGGCACCTCCACAGTTGGCGGCAGTGCTGTAGTGATCTAAGAGGCACTACTCCGCATGCGAGCCCCgtcaaaaattgattgattgatatgtggggtttaacgtcccaaaaccaccatttgattatgagagacgccgtagtggagggctccggaaatttcgaccacctggggttatttaacgtgcacccaaatctgagcacacaggcctacaacatttccgcctccatcggaaatgcagccgccgcagccgggaatcgaacccgcgacctgcgggtcagcagccgagtaccttagccactagaccaccgcggcggggcccccgTCAAAAATTGTCACATGACAGATATGTATCGTACCTAATAATCTCGTATGGTCATATGGCTTGTATGCGTTCATACGAGATTATTGGAGACGAGACATATGAATCATATGAGAATATTTTTTCTTGTCACATCAATAAGGCCAGTAGGTGTATAAATGAACTTTTGTGATTCGGAAAATGGGcaagagaaagagatagagagagagagagagcaggcaCCTACCTACAGCTCCTCCTACAGCAAGAAGCGTTGAATAATCATCCCTTTCCCTGCAATATAGAAGAACACAGAGCATAACGCAAGCTCAATGAATAAGCGAGCGATGTTGATCTGAGTGTTTGAAAAAGCGCACAAAACACATTGTCGATTAATGGTGCGTGTCGCAGTATTAATTTAACGTAATAAACTGTCAGTGGGTGCTAAGTGCAACAGCTACTGGTAAACAGGTTAAAAAAAGCAATGAGCGAATTCGTGGAGTACGAATTCGTACGGATTTTGAAAATAAACATATAACAGCTCTCAGCATCATTATAAATTCAATGTAAAAATGGAAAACCTGAGCCTAAAGGGAGGCTAAAAACAAGTCAATAAGCATTACAAGTGCTGTAATGTGTGTTTCATTGCTCATGAAGTCTCTCTTCGTTCTTATTGTTCAGTACCGGCAGAAAATatatgtaaatatgcaaaatgtacatattcacGTTCTATTTGTGCTTTTATTCACCATGTAATGTATTTGGTATTTTGTGTGTCTGTGCATGTGCTGTGCtgttgaaaatttttttttcaaatgttacTGATGTTTACTGTCTGTGAGaacaaatttttctaaacacaaaatgTGTAACAAATAAGCCATACTTCTGAAAAGAGCACTCCTGCATATATCCAACTTGCAAGAAGCCATTTGCAAACATCAAAACTTCACAATAGCCTAAAACAAGAAATGTAAAGCTTGAAATGCAGGTTCGAATACAGAAGGCTTGGTTTCCATATACATTTGGCTGACCCTTTTGAGGCCACAAGTTCTGGATAGATCATCCGGAAGGAGGTTTTAACAACGCCATTATGAACGAATTCAAATTACTTTTGTATTTTGGTACATTTTGTAAATACGTACAGCCTCATTGCAGGCAGCGAATGTGACTGGTTTAGCTTCGGTATATCATTTGTTTTATACTATATCATTTTTCAGCTCAGTGTCTCATTGTTAGTAATGCAAGTGTTGTTTCTCGTTGTTTTAAAGCTGGTGGCTGATATTATTACATTGTTCACTACCTTATTTACTCACTTTTGGAATAACTCGTCTATGGCGGCTTTAGTATGTCGAAAGGAATAAATTAAGATGGTAAATAACAATATCGGCTCATTCGGCATAGCTCCCAGTGAATCAAGTGGCAgacaggcacacgcacactgacACACGAGTATGCACAGACGCACAAATTTCTCATATCGCCTATACGACCAAGGTAAAATACATAAAACACGTTCATCTGCCCCTCCACCTTACAATTATTTCCTCTTCCCTTGCATCGACCGCTacggaaaaaaaatattttcgaaaTACAAGAAATTGTAACTGAATAGAGTTCTGCTATGGTAATCAGCTGGGGCAGCTCACTTATCGAGTGGTGAAAAGCTGCGTGGAGAACACTTAAGACACGGTCATGTCTCGACAACGTTTCACCGCTGATGTCTTCTCACACGTTAAAGTAATACGAACCGCGCCTTTCGTAATTATATGCGCTTGGAAACAATACGCCCACTTTCAGATGCGCGGCGTAGAAATCTGCGCACAGCCCCAGACTCGAAATCACACCGCGCTTATTCAACCAACGGATGTGTTTTGCAACGCGCCTCAAACGGGACACGAGCAAGTGCCGATAACATTCATCTGCCTATGGCCGGCAGTTTGCATGGGGAGCGATAAAATACTGCTGCACAAGTGCGGATGTGGCAATTCTACGAAAAAATAAAAGAGGGTGGGTTGGGGAGGGGTGAACGGGTTCGAAGGCCGTGCATTTTTCGCTCCTATAGAAACCACCACCAACGGAAGAGTGGTCAAGCTAGAAAAACTGCATGTAATATgtctctattcttttttttttttgtagacaaaTATCTTTGGTTGTACTTTTCGTCTCAAGGAGCAAGATAATAGACTTTCGGTATCTATCTACCGTGTTAAGACTAGTAATGATACTCTGGCGGTAGACACTTATACAGTACGGACATTGCCTTATTTTCCTCAACCAAGGAATGCTCCTTTGAGAAATATGTTACGTCATTATGAGAAACTTTGTCGAGTAAAGCCAGCGTGGCTAATTTAGATTGCCCGAAACCGTTCTTTTAAGCAGAGCTTCTCACAAGTTAAGGACGGATCTTAATTTATCGTTACAACTGTTATTCCCAGTAAACGTAAGGAGTGCAACTACTTTTACGCGAGCCGGAAACATCTAAAGCTAGTTTCGTGGCAATCgctacatcaaaaaaaaaaaaaaaaggattgttgGCTCGTTGCGAAACAAAACTGCCGCAGATGCAACACCACGTGACCACGAAAAACGAGACGTGCGTGCATGCGCCCTTGCCCGGTAAGGGGGGTCCGTAAGTGAGGGCAAATACGACATGTCGCTCAATGCAACGGTCATATCTCGAGATACGTGTATTCCTaaaagatcaaggggctttaaaTGAACGTTTTTAAACACTCAGAGAAAGCGTGACGTGACTTTTCTTCCgtagtttttttcttctaaagTTTCGGATCCGCCCTGGCCTGTCTGCTCTCTAAGGGTGAGCGCGATTTTCCCGTGCAACGCGACCTAAAAGCGAAAACACGAAGAGACGTACAATACCTTTCGTCTCTCGAAGGGTCCCCCCCGCAGCAGACTGATGCTACGAAGAGAGTGAGCAGGATGACAGAGCAAGCGTAGACTTGCATTGGTTAGATTCGTGCGCCCCACGCGACGGCAATCAACCAGACGACCAAACGACTAGAGTACTGCACACACCACGGGAACGATTATATAAGTAGCGGTGGCGTTGGAAACTAAAGTGTAAAGTTCAGAAATGGCGCTGGTAAACTCCCAACGTTTTAATGCGTTTTAGGTATTGTGCAATAATATTATATCCATTATTTTTTAGTTAAAAAAAGCCTTAAAACGAGCCTACAAAAAGGTTACAATGACGCTAAAATGCGCCACCTATCCAGGGTCGCCTGTTCAGTATAGTACGGAGCTCGGCTTCGCCGTTGCTCGAAGCGCTAACGCTGTCTCTCAGGTTACTGACGTTTTGCGCTAGGTGGCAGCACAAATGTTGCGAGCAGATTGCGCGAGCAGTTAAATGTTATTTTTCGATAGAACGCGTTTTTTGGCTAAGGGGGGAAAATGCcgtttgagcctatctatctatctatctatctatctatctatctatctatctatctatctatctatctatctatctgatcaCAACACTGTGCTAATTGCCAATAATATTAATGTATagattttaacgtcccaaaactacaaaaaaaaaactgattatgcgagacgccgtggtggaggcctCCGGGAGCtttaaccatctggtgttctgggGGCTTTATCAGAATGTGTGGAATAAAGAATGAATGCGTCACTAGTGACTCTTACAGGAAGCATCCAGAGATGGCGCAACCATCACCTGCAGTGTCAAGTCACACGTTGCTTCGGGATTCTTTTAAGCCCCTAGTTCTAGGGGCTTGAGGATTCTCCGCTTCTTCCGGTGTTTacgttctcctcctcctcctcttcctcctcctcctctgtgAGCTGAAATATCAAGTTGCGCGTGGCTCTCCGGTTCGCGGGACGCTCCCACGCCAATGAACACTCCCACGCTCTGCGTTTCTACCTCCATGTAGCCACACCTGCACACCAACGATTATTAAACTCAGTTTAATCC from Rhipicephalus microplus isolate Deutch F79 chromosome 7, USDA_Rmic, whole genome shotgun sequence includes these protein-coding regions:
- the LOC119179920 gene encoding uncharacterized protein LOC119179920 encodes the protein MQVYACSVILLTLFVASVCCGGDPSRDERERDDYSTLLAVGGAVVGATGAVMAAPAVLAAAGFTAAGVAAGSLAAAAQATMGGVVAKGSLFALCQSWGAAGLPLAAKGAAATVGAWLGFNAVD